The following proteins come from a genomic window of Bos mutus isolate GX-2022 chromosome 23, NWIPB_WYAK_1.1, whole genome shotgun sequence:
- the LOC138985112 gene encoding uncharacterized protein, whose amino-acid sequence MYLEDSRVLLNTLCWCCHRKIWLHSGEVGCGCRTDPPWP is encoded by the coding sequence ATGTATTTGGAAGATAGTCGCGTTCTATTGAATACCTTGTGCTGGTGCTGCCATAGAAAAATCTGGTTACACTCTGGGGAGGTTGGCTGCGGCTGCAGGACTGATCCGCCTTGGCCCTGA